The following proteins come from a genomic window of Dreissena polymorpha isolate Duluth1 chromosome 1, UMN_Dpol_1.0, whole genome shotgun sequence:
- the LOC127880459 gene encoding uncharacterized protein LOC127880459 isoform X1: protein MNPFKAMADEEINWGSLPPTQHKMMTFWSRYDPVLQPKGNTDHWTKMKQRATQFKSLDNPGSLGAPMVLDSLQGAMPGYYMYTRPRNCVSRESLRSAYNQRAREGFRYWLIERPKPTSFGKYGLGSYKTVLGVGNAPRT, encoded by the exons atgaacCCATTTAAAGCCATGGCTGATGAAGAAATCAACTGGGGAAGTTTACCACCTACGCAACATAAAAT GATGACGTTTTGGTCCAGATATGACCCGGTCTTGCAGCCGAAAGGAAACACAGACCACTGGACGAAAATGAAACAAAGA GCGACCCAGTTCAAATCCCTCGACAACCCAGGCAGCCTTGGAGCACCGATGGTCCTCG ACTCTCTCCAAGGTGCGATGCCCGGCTACTACATGTACACTCGGCCTCGCAATTGCGTGAGCCGGGAATCACTGCGGAGCGCGTACAACCAACGGGCCCGGGAAGGCTTCCGGTATTGGCTCATTGAAAGACCTAAACCGACCAGCT TTGGAAAATACGGTTTAGGGTCCTACAAGACTGTCCTGGGGGTGGGGAACGCACCACGGACGTAG
- the LOC127880459 gene encoding uncharacterized protein LOC127880459 isoform X3, whose protein sequence is MQYYYQCHLYIKCDKRMTFWSRYDPVLQPKGNTDHWTKMKQRATQFKSLDNPGSLGAPMVLDSLQGAMPGYYMYTRPRNCVSRESLRSAYNQRAREGFRYWLIERPKPTSFGKYGLGSYKTVLGVGNAPRT, encoded by the exons ATGCAATACTATTATCAGTGTCATTTGTATATAAAATGCGATAAGCG GATGACGTTTTGGTCCAGATATGACCCGGTCTTGCAGCCGAAAGGAAACACAGACCACTGGACGAAAATGAAACAAAGA GCGACCCAGTTCAAATCCCTCGACAACCCAGGCAGCCTTGGAGCACCGATGGTCCTCG ACTCTCTCCAAGGTGCGATGCCCGGCTACTACATGTACACTCGGCCTCGCAATTGCGTGAGCCGGGAATCACTGCGGAGCGCGTACAACCAACGGGCCCGGGAAGGCTTCCGGTATTGGCTCATTGAAAGACCTAAACCGACCAGCT TTGGAAAATACGGTTTAGGGTCCTACAAGACTGTCCTGGGGGTGGGGAACGCACCACGGACGTAG
- the LOC127880459 gene encoding uncharacterized protein LOC127880459 isoform X2, translating to MNPFKAMADEEINWGSLPPTQHKMMTFWSRYDPVLQPKGNTDHWTKMKQRATQFKSLDNPGSLGAPMVLDSLQGAMPGYYMYTRPRNCVSRESLRSAYNQRAREGFRYWLIERPKPTSFWKYSFADTRIMPRARRFMPK from the exons atgaacCCATTTAAAGCCATGGCTGATGAAGAAATCAACTGGGGAAGTTTACCACCTACGCAACATAAAAT GATGACGTTTTGGTCCAGATATGACCCGGTCTTGCAGCCGAAAGGAAACACAGACCACTGGACGAAAATGAAACAAAGA GCGACCCAGTTCAAATCCCTCGACAACCCAGGCAGCCTTGGAGCACCGATGGTCCTCG ACTCTCTCCAAGGTGCGATGCCCGGCTACTACATGTACACTCGGCCTCGCAATTGCGTGAGCCGGGAATCACTGCGGAGCGCGTACAACCAACGGGCCCGGGAAGGCTTCCGGTATTGGCTCATTGAAAGACCTAAACCGACCAGCT TTTGGAAATACTCTTTTGCCGACACTCGTATAATGCCTAGAGCGAGGAGATTTATGCCCAAATAG
- the LOC127880459 gene encoding uncharacterized protein LOC127880459 isoform X5, giving the protein MALSYETMKRMTFWSRYDPVLQPKGNTDHWTKMKQRATQFKSLDNPGSLGAPMVLDSLQGAMPGYYMYTRPRNCVSRESLRSAYNQRAREGFRYWLIERPKPTSFGKYGLGSYKTVLGVGNAPRT; this is encoded by the exons ATGGCACTCTCTTACGAAACTATGAAAAG GATGACGTTTTGGTCCAGATATGACCCGGTCTTGCAGCCGAAAGGAAACACAGACCACTGGACGAAAATGAAACAAAGA GCGACCCAGTTCAAATCCCTCGACAACCCAGGCAGCCTTGGAGCACCGATGGTCCTCG ACTCTCTCCAAGGTGCGATGCCCGGCTACTACATGTACACTCGGCCTCGCAATTGCGTGAGCCGGGAATCACTGCGGAGCGCGTACAACCAACGGGCCCGGGAAGGCTTCCGGTATTGGCTCATTGAAAGACCTAAACCGACCAGCT TTGGAAAATACGGTTTAGGGTCCTACAAGACTGTCCTGGGGGTGGGGAACGCACCACGGACGTAG
- the LOC127880459 gene encoding uncharacterized protein LOC127880459 isoform X4: MTDSYLVPRPRTTEMTFWSRYDPVLQPKGNTDHWTKMKQRATQFKSLDNPGSLGAPMVLDSLQGAMPGYYMYTRPRNCVSRESLRSAYNQRAREGFRYWLIERPKPTSFGKYGLGSYKTVLGVGNAPRT; the protein is encoded by the exons ATGACGGATTCATATTTAGTACCGCGTCCAAGAACTACAGA GATGACGTTTTGGTCCAGATATGACCCGGTCTTGCAGCCGAAAGGAAACACAGACCACTGGACGAAAATGAAACAAAGA GCGACCCAGTTCAAATCCCTCGACAACCCAGGCAGCCTTGGAGCACCGATGGTCCTCG ACTCTCTCCAAGGTGCGATGCCCGGCTACTACATGTACACTCGGCCTCGCAATTGCGTGAGCCGGGAATCACTGCGGAGCGCGTACAACCAACGGGCCCGGGAAGGCTTCCGGTATTGGCTCATTGAAAGACCTAAACCGACCAGCT TTGGAAAATACGGTTTAGGGTCCTACAAGACTGTCCTGGGGGTGGGGAACGCACCACGGACGTAG
- the LOC127880459 gene encoding uncharacterized protein LOC127880459 isoform X6 has translation MTFWSRYDPVLQPKGNTDHWTKMKQRATQFKSLDNPGSLGAPMVLDSLQGAMPGYYMYTRPRNCVSRESLRSAYNQRAREGFRYWLIERPKPTSFGKYGLGSYKTVLGVGNAPRT, from the exons ATGACGTTTTGGTCCAGATATGACCCGGTCTTGCAGCCGAAAGGAAACACAGACCACTGGACGAAAATGAAACAAAGA GCGACCCAGTTCAAATCCCTCGACAACCCAGGCAGCCTTGGAGCACCGATGGTCCTCG ACTCTCTCCAAGGTGCGATGCCCGGCTACTACATGTACACTCGGCCTCGCAATTGCGTGAGCCGGGAATCACTGCGGAGCGCGTACAACCAACGGGCCCGGGAAGGCTTCCGGTATTGGCTCATTGAAAGACCTAAACCGACCAGCT TTGGAAAATACGGTTTAGGGTCCTACAAGACTGTCCTGGGGGTGGGGAACGCACCACGGACGTAG